Proteins found in one Triticum aestivum cultivar Chinese Spring chromosome 4D, IWGSC CS RefSeq v2.1, whole genome shotgun sequence genomic segment:
- the LOC123100382 gene encoding uncharacterized protein encodes MDAPPAAAAANNVANPPAVAAANPPAPGAAAASAANANAWKKKKKDNKCCMMFLVVGKTFLALLMVALAANNVANSPAPAAADVALLILWLLSLAMSVVMLVLLCIEK; translated from the exons ATGGACGCTCCTCCGGCAGCCGCAGCAGCCAACAACGTGGCCAATCCACCGGCAGTGGCGGCGGCCAATCCTCCGGCGCCGGGAGCAGCG GCTGCTTCTGCAGCGAATGCCAAtgcctggaagaagaagaagaaggacaacaAGTGTTGCATGATGTTTCTGGTCGTTGGGAAGACCTTCCTGGCTCTGCTGATGGTAGCTCTTGCAGCGAACAACGTGGCCAATTCTCCGGCGCCGGCAGCAGCG GACGTTGCGCTGCTGATACTTTGGCTCCTCTCTTTGGCGATGAGCGTTGTTATGCTCGTGCTGCTGTGCATCGAAAAGTAG